A window of Deinococcus sedimenti contains these coding sequences:
- a CDS encoding thermonuclease family protein, protein MRALLPLLLLSTAAAQVPATVTGIPTVTDGDTLQIRGVKVRLYGIDAPESSQTCTRAGKTYGCGREAAFALADLVRNKTVTCTRKDVDRYGRLVGVCSVGGTEVNRWLVQQGWALPYLQYGGGIYNGAAGQAKSAGKGLYAGTFQNPWDYRKNPASPPTAGTVRTSTVPPVPAITGVTYSNCAVVLAAGKAPLLRGQPGYAPKLDRDGDGVACE, encoded by the coding sequence ATGCGCGCCCTGCTCCCCCTTCTCCTCCTGTCGACCGCCGCCGCACAGGTCCCCGCCACGGTGACCGGCATCCCCACTGTCACGGACGGGGACACCCTGCAGATCCGAGGCGTAAAGGTCCGTCTGTACGGCATCGACGCGCCGGAATCCAGTCAGACCTGCACCCGCGCCGGGAAGACTTACGGCTGCGGGCGCGAAGCAGCGTTCGCCCTGGCGGACCTCGTGCGCAACAAGACCGTCACCTGCACACGCAAGGACGTGGACCGCTACGGACGCCTGGTCGGCGTGTGCAGCGTCGGCGGCACCGAGGTGAACCGCTGGCTGGTGCAGCAGGGCTGGGCACTGCCCTACCTGCAGTACGGCGGCGGGATCTACAACGGCGCGGCGGGTCAGGCGAAGAGCGCTGGGAAGGGCCTGTACGCGGGCACCTTCCAGAACCCGTGGGACTACCGCAAGAACCCGGCCAGTCCGCCCACGGCCGGGACGGTCCGGACGAGCACCGTGCCGCCCGTCCCGGCCATAACCGGCGTTACGTATTCGAACTGCGCCGTGGTGCTGGCCGCCGGGAAGGCGCCACTCCTGCGTGGCCAGCCGGGGTACGCGCCGAAACTCGACCGCGACGGGGACGGGGTCGCCTGCGAGTAA
- a CDS encoding lipase family protein, which produces MTNAPPQRRPQAQPATTRPQQAAPTVTPQASDPELKAALQFAATHPEALVEALNLGRFVYRPPNAGIFQRPVYPLQLKGIFDRLDRAALLDLRRRMQAGRGLEFYAALAKRFGGNYALAVQKRIGVQTDLTGEQLTFHAFVEQLTNRVSYMNDVNLNTLDRDQDLQDADRDGNAQELESSVKPRSLLAFFGYHAGPPVSGLWGFQMRLFTPIPLAQIKDPAVRARRAQFNEPIVVFRGTEGVQATTREGGVDTLVGDFAKASVGVNQVNANWDLIKLTMTQVKQAVFAGHSLGGGLAQVAAARMPGKVAEVITFQAPGLPKDLAEQLTAQSDAHSTHYRVAGDIVPQSGDTHLPGEIEYLTRFTQAGGLSKAAVDGTNSHVSFPLTTVLQGMDPAKLTPEQRAIVQYGAHDRQEADGTQARMTVTGSLNTKQDPRLKAEWARSTIVPALLNRYGYVDEMVRNNLGYNLLLEATQDRLKGDTTYELFRATYLWLGTVQVLPMSDKQNEMMSALGVPAFNKLMVPLPSPAKDLADHINRPVGPPIIPSYLTQIRLRGGYVDITAQARRQVRGEFLKHWTAWHPGQTQGQTWMKRVLQEGQR; this is translated from the coding sequence ATGACCAACGCGCCCCCACAACGTCGACCCCAGGCGCAACCGGCCACCACCCGCCCCCAGCAGGCGGCGCCCACCGTCACGCCGCAGGCCAGCGACCCTGAACTCAAAGCGGCCCTGCAGTTCGCCGCCACGCATCCCGAAGCGCTCGTCGAAGCGCTGAATCTCGGCCGGTTCGTCTACCGCCCGCCGAACGCCGGGATCTTCCAGCGTCCCGTGTACCCCCTGCAGCTCAAGGGGATCTTCGATCGCCTCGACCGCGCGGCCCTCCTGGACCTCCGCCGGCGCATGCAGGCCGGTCGGGGCCTGGAGTTCTACGCCGCGCTCGCCAAGCGCTTCGGCGGGAACTACGCCCTGGCCGTGCAGAAACGCATCGGCGTGCAGACCGACCTGACCGGCGAGCAGCTGACCTTCCACGCGTTCGTGGAGCAGCTCACCAACCGCGTGTCCTACATGAACGACGTCAACCTGAATACCCTGGACCGCGACCAGGACCTCCAGGACGCGGACCGTGACGGCAACGCGCAGGAACTGGAGAGCAGCGTCAAGCCGCGGAGCCTCCTGGCGTTCTTCGGGTACCACGCGGGGCCACCCGTCAGCGGCCTGTGGGGCTTCCAGATGCGCCTGTTCACGCCCATCCCCCTCGCGCAGATCAAGGACCCGGCCGTCCGGGCACGGCGCGCGCAGTTCAATGAACCCATCGTGGTGTTCCGCGGCACCGAGGGCGTGCAGGCCACCACCCGGGAAGGCGGGGTCGACACCCTGGTGGGCGACTTCGCGAAGGCCAGTGTGGGCGTGAACCAGGTTAATGCGAACTGGGACCTGATCAAGTTGACCATGACCCAGGTGAAGCAGGCCGTGTTCGCCGGGCACAGCCTGGGTGGCGGCCTCGCGCAGGTGGCCGCCGCCCGCATGCCGGGCAAAGTCGCCGAGGTCATCACCTTCCAGGCGCCCGGCCTCCCGAAGGACCTTGCGGAGCAGCTCACGGCACAGAGTGACGCGCACAGCACGCATTACCGCGTGGCGGGGGACATCGTGCCGCAGTCCGGGGACACGCATCTGCCCGGGGAGATCGAGTACCTTACTCGCTTCACGCAGGCGGGCGGCCTCTCGAAAGCCGCGGTGGATGGGACCAACAGCCACGTCTCCTTCCCGCTGACGACCGTGCTGCAGGGCATGGACCCGGCGAAACTCACGCCAGAGCAGCGGGCGATCGTGCAGTACGGCGCACATGACCGCCAGGAAGCGGACGGGACGCAGGCGCGCATGACCGTCACCGGCAGCCTGAACACGAAACAGGACCCGCGCCTGAAGGCCGAGTGGGCCCGCAGCACCATCGTCCCCGCCCTGCTGAACAGGTACGGGTACGTGGATGAGATGGTGCGGAATAACCTCGGGTACAACCTGCTGCTGGAAGCGACGCAGGACCGACTCAAGGGAGACACCACCTACGAGCTGTTCCGGGCGACGTACCTGTGGCTGGGCACCGTGCAGGTCCTGCCGATGTCGGATAAGCAGAACGAGATGATGAGTGCCCTGGGCGTACCCGCCTTCAACAAACTCATGGTGCCGCTGCCGTCTCCAGCGAAGGACCTCGCGGATCACATCAACCGCCCAGTGGGGCCGCCGATCATCCCGTCGTACCTCACGCAGATCCGGTTGCGCGGGGGGTACGTTGACATCACCGCTCAAGCGCGCAGGCAGGTGCGCGGAGAGTTCCTGAAACACTGGACGGCGTGGCATCCTGGCCAGACGCAAGGTCAGACATGGATGAAACGAGTCCTTCAGGAAGGACAGCGATGA